The Sphingomonas sanxanigenens DSM 19645 = NX02 genome includes a region encoding these proteins:
- a CDS encoding PfkB family carbohydrate kinase, which translates to MIEAVVSGYATLDYVIAAAGEPVARGTSDARLMPGAWPRAGGAPLYAGAQLAAMGIATTPLVTVGEDVHAAAYRSACAAAALAADGIATIAGGRSAACLLVHHDDGSYRCFLDAGSPAAAPSEAQLAALAGASLIIVAAGPAAVTAALLDRLAPHQRLAWIVKADPACFPPPLAARLAARTDLIFANIGERAFVGAQRRPGQVRVETDGARDIRIATDAGTYRVVVAPVDSADATGAGDSFAGRFLGEWLRGAAPDAAARAAAAAVAALLRARG; encoded by the coding sequence ATGATCGAGGCGGTGGTGAGCGGCTATGCGACGCTGGACTATGTGATCGCCGCCGCCGGCGAACCGGTGGCGCGGGGGACGAGTGACGCGCGGCTGATGCCCGGCGCCTGGCCGCGCGCGGGCGGGGCGCCGCTCTATGCCGGTGCACAGCTCGCCGCGATGGGCATCGCCACCACGCCGCTGGTGACGGTGGGGGAGGATGTCCACGCCGCGGCCTATCGCAGCGCCTGCGCGGCGGCGGCGCTGGCGGCGGACGGCATCGCCACGATCGCCGGCGGACGCAGCGCGGCCTGCCTGCTCGTCCATCATGACGACGGCAGCTACCGCTGCTTCCTCGACGCCGGCAGCCCGGCGGCGGCGCCGAGCGAGGCGCAGCTGGCGGCGCTGGCGGGGGCATCGCTCATCATCGTCGCGGCGGGCCCGGCGGCGGTCACGGCGGCGCTGCTCGACCGGCTGGCGCCGCACCAGCGGCTCGCATGGATCGTCAAGGCGGATCCGGCCTGCTTTCCGCCGCCGCTCGCGGCGCGGCTGGCCGCGCGCACCGACCTGATCTTCGCCAATATCGGCGAACGCGCCTTCGTCGGCGCGCAGCGGCGGCCCGGCCAGGTCCGCGTCGAGACCGACGGCGCGCGCGACATCCGCATCGCCACCGACGCCGGCACGTACCGCGTCGTGGTGGCGCCTGTCGACAGCGCGGACGCGACCGGCGCCGGGGACAGTTTCGCCGGGCGCTTCCTCGGCGAATGGCTGCGCGGTGCCGCGCCCGACGCGGCGGCGCGGGCGGCGGCGGCGGCCGTTGCCGCACTGTTGCGGGCGCGGGGGTAA
- a CDS encoding PAS domain-containing protein, translating to MISMTGTTDPQPATDPRERARLAALDRYEVLDTPPEPEFDEIARLAADLCAAPIAVINLIGEGRQFFKAEVGLGVRETPLETSFCAHAILEEDFMLVEDTRQDPRFAANPLVTGAPGLRFYAGALLKTAEGLPIGTLCVLDTMPRELGAVQQRALKVLARQLMNQLELRLAARERLAQDARYRTLFESMDEGFCVIEFVDGPHGPLSDYVHVEANAAYALNAGIPDVVGQRLRAMVGDEAEDWLARYGGVLRTGEPIRFERELEATGRYLSLSAFRIEPPSRRQVAVLFQDVTARRQAELALVQSNATLEARVAEAIAERKLFADIIENTDAFVQVLDRDGRWLAINGAASNEIERMFGICPRVGDSLFEALADAAIRDQLRAHWERALAGESFVEVTAYDTPAGGRRHYELRFNPMRDGEGRLIGAYQFAHDVTDRLEEQSRLAQMEEVLRQAQKMEAVGQLTGGLAHDFNNLLAGISGAFEMIGVRLAQGRVNELDKYLAAGQGATRRAAALTHRLLAFARRQTLSPTPIVINRLVGDLVELIRRTVGPGIDVETVAAAGLWPTLVDANQLENAILNLCINARDAMPGGGRIMIETANKWIDHRTAIERGLEPGQYVTVCVSDTGTGIDRETLSRVFDPFFTTKPQGEGTGLGLSMVYGFVRQSHGQVRIYSEVGQGTMVCLYLPRHMGDVVETEDVSARLTPLKAAAGKAVLVIDDEPTVRMLVADALTEMGHACAEASDGAEGLAMLRAADRIDMLITDVGLPGGMNGRQVVEQARAERPDLRILFITGYAENAVLNHGHIEHGMEVLTKPFAIDDLRMRVNRLLRED from the coding sequence ATGATCAGCATGACCGGAACGACCGATCCGCAGCCAGCGACCGACCCGCGCGAACGCGCACGGCTGGCGGCTCTCGACCGCTACGAGGTTCTCGACACGCCCCCCGAGCCCGAGTTCGATGAGATCGCGCGGCTCGCTGCAGACCTGTGCGCAGCGCCGATCGCGGTCATCAATCTGATCGGCGAGGGCCGGCAATTCTTCAAGGCGGAGGTGGGCCTCGGCGTGCGCGAGACGCCGCTCGAGACCTCTTTCTGCGCGCATGCGATCCTCGAGGAGGATTTTATGCTGGTGGAGGACACGCGTCAGGATCCGCGCTTCGCCGCCAACCCGCTGGTGACCGGCGCGCCCGGGCTGCGCTTCTATGCCGGCGCGCTGCTCAAGACCGCGGAGGGCCTGCCGATCGGCACCTTGTGCGTGCTGGATACGATGCCGCGCGAGCTTGGCGCAGTGCAGCAGCGGGCGCTGAAGGTGCTCGCCCGGCAGTTGATGAACCAGCTCGAACTGCGGCTGGCGGCGCGTGAGCGCCTCGCGCAGGACGCGCGCTACCGCACCCTGTTCGAAAGCATGGACGAGGGTTTCTGCGTCATCGAGTTCGTCGATGGCCCGCACGGCCCGCTCAGCGATTATGTCCATGTCGAGGCCAATGCCGCCTATGCGCTGAACGCGGGCATTCCCGACGTCGTCGGTCAGCGGCTGCGCGCGATGGTGGGCGATGAGGCCGAGGATTGGCTGGCGCGCTACGGCGGCGTCCTGCGCACGGGTGAGCCGATCCGCTTCGAGCGCGAGCTGGAGGCGACCGGACGCTACCTCTCGCTTTCCGCCTTCCGCATCGAACCGCCGAGCCGCCGCCAGGTCGCGGTTCTGTTCCAGGATGTCACCGCGCGACGCCAGGCCGAACTGGCGCTGGTGCAGTCCAATGCCACGCTGGAGGCGCGCGTCGCCGAGGCGATCGCCGAACGCAAATTGTTCGCCGACATCATCGAGAACACCGACGCTTTCGTGCAGGTGCTCGATCGCGACGGGCGCTGGCTTGCCATCAACGGCGCCGCTTCGAACGAGATCGAACGGATGTTCGGCATATGCCCGCGCGTTGGGGACAGCCTGTTCGAGGCGCTGGCCGATGCGGCGATACGCGATCAGCTGCGCGCGCATTGGGAACGCGCGCTGGCCGGCGAGTCCTTCGTCGAAGTCACCGCCTACGACACGCCGGCGGGCGGGCGGCGCCATTACGAGCTGCGCTTCAACCCGATGCGCGACGGCGAAGGCCGGTTGATCGGGGCCTATCAGTTCGCGCACGACGTGACCGACCGGCTCGAGGAACAGTCCCGCCTCGCACAGATGGAAGAGGTGCTGCGCCAGGCGCAGAAGATGGAGGCGGTGGGCCAGCTGACCGGCGGCCTCGCGCATGATTTCAACAATCTGCTCGCCGGCATTTCGGGCGCGTTCGAGATGATCGGCGTGCGGCTGGCGCAGGGCCGCGTGAACGAACTCGACAAATATCTCGCCGCCGGCCAGGGCGCGACGCGGCGCGCGGCGGCGCTGACGCACCGGCTGCTGGCCTTCGCGCGGCGGCAGACGCTCTCGCCCACGCCGATCGTCATCAACCGGCTGGTGGGCGATCTGGTGGAATTGATCCGCCGCACCGTCGGCCCCGGGATCGATGTCGAGACGGTCGCGGCGGCGGGACTGTGGCCGACGCTGGTCGACGCCAACCAGCTCGAGAACGCGATCCTCAACCTGTGCATCAACGCGCGCGATGCGATGCCGGGCGGCGGCCGCATCATGATCGAGACCGCGAACAAGTGGATCGATCATCGCACCGCGATCGAGCGCGGGCTGGAACCCGGCCAATATGTCACGGTGTGCGTCAGCGACACCGGCACGGGGATCGACCGCGAGACCTTGTCACGCGTGTTCGATCCCTTCTTCACCACCAAGCCGCAGGGCGAGGGCACCGGGCTCGGCCTGTCGATGGTCTATGGTTTCGTCCGCCAGAGCCATGGCCAGGTGCGGATCTATTCGGAGGTCGGGCAGGGAACGATGGTGTGCCTCTATCTGCCGCGTCATATGGGCGACGTGGTCGAGACCGAGGATGTCTCCGCGCGGCTGACGCCGCTGAAGGCTGCGGCGGGCAAGGCGGTGCTGGTGATCGATGATGAGCCGACGGTGCGCATGCTGGTGGCGGATGCGCTGACCGAGATGGGCCATGCCTGCGCCGAGGCCTCAGACGGGGCGGAGGGACTGGCGATGCTGCGCGCGGCCGATCGTATCGACATGCTGATCACCGATGTCGGCCTGCCCGGCGGCATGAACGGCCGCCAGGTGGTGGAACAGGCGCGCGCCGAGCGGCCCGACCTCAGGATATTGTTCATCACCGGCTATGCCGAGAATGCGGTGCTCAACCACGGCCATATCGAACATGGCATGGAAGTGCTGACCAAGCCCTTCGCGATCGACGATCTCAGGATGCGCGTGAACCGGCTGTTGCGCGAGGATTGA
- the recN gene encoding DNA repair protein RecN, with protein sequence MLTALAIRDVVLIEALDLEFGAGLTVLTGETGAGKSILLDALGLALGGRSAAGLVRQGATQAVVTASFEAPGAGSPLAALLAENGLEADDGEPLIVRRIVKADGGSRAYVNDQPASAGLLREIGQRLIEIHGQHDDRGLLNARGHRALLDAFARSEGRAVEAAWQQWRAAVDALESARADVANAEADRDWLDHAIDELAKFAPEDGEEETLAAERADMQKGARLSDDMETVMAAFAGSDGGLAQLRQAARRLDRIAPEHPLLAEALEALDRAVIEGSEAEEKLAQAADALRYDPARLEAVETRLFELRALARKHRVAADGLSDLLREFQARHARIEAGSEGLAALETAATATRRAYETAADALSATRRAAAGRLDAAVASELKPLKLDAARFRTVTETLPESQWGAAGKDRVEFEIATNPGAPFGALAKIASGGELSRFILALKVALAEEGGADTMIFDEIDRGVGGAVASAIGERLARLSDKAQLLVVTHSPQVAARGAGHLLIAKRSDGLVTRTNVNTLDPAARREEIARMLSGAEVTDEARAQATRLLQAA encoded by the coding sequence ATGCTGACTGCCCTCGCCATTCGCGACGTCGTGCTGATCGAGGCGCTGGACCTCGAATTCGGCGCCGGCCTGACCGTGCTGACCGGCGAGACGGGCGCCGGCAAGTCGATCCTGCTCGATGCCCTGGGGCTGGCGCTGGGCGGGCGCTCCGCGGCCGGGCTCGTCCGCCAGGGCGCCACGCAGGCGGTGGTGACCGCGAGCTTCGAGGCGCCGGGTGCCGGCAGTCCGCTGGCCGCGCTGCTCGCCGAGAACGGGCTGGAAGCGGATGACGGCGAGCCGCTGATCGTCCGCCGCATCGTCAAGGCGGATGGCGGCAGCCGCGCCTATGTCAACGACCAGCCGGCGTCGGCGGGCCTGTTGCGCGAGATCGGCCAGCGGCTGATCGAGATCCACGGCCAGCACGACGATCGCGGGCTGCTCAACGCGCGCGGCCATCGCGCCTTGCTCGATGCCTTCGCGCGCAGCGAGGGGCGCGCGGTCGAGGCGGCGTGGCAGCAATGGCGCGCGGCGGTGGATGCACTGGAATCGGCGCGTGCGGACGTCGCCAATGCCGAGGCCGATCGCGACTGGCTGGACCATGCGATCGACGAGCTTGCCAAATTCGCGCCCGAGGACGGCGAGGAAGAGACGCTCGCCGCCGAGCGCGCCGACATGCAGAAGGGCGCGCGCCTTTCCGACGACATGGAGACGGTGATGGCCGCCTTCGCCGGATCGGACGGCGGCCTCGCCCAGCTTCGCCAGGCGGCGCGGCGGCTGGACCGGATCGCGCCCGAACATCCGCTGCTCGCCGAAGCGCTGGAGGCGCTCGACCGCGCGGTGATCGAGGGATCGGAGGCGGAGGAGAAACTGGCGCAGGCCGCCGACGCGCTGCGCTACGACCCCGCCCGGCTGGAAGCGGTGGAGACGCGGCTGTTCGAATTGCGCGCGCTCGCCCGCAAGCATCGCGTCGCCGCCGACGGCCTTTCCGACCTGCTGCGCGAGTTCCAGGCGCGCCATGCCCGCATCGAGGCGGGCAGCGAGGGGCTGGCGGCGCTGGAAACGGCCGCAACCGCGACGCGCCGCGCCTATGAGACCGCCGCCGACGCGCTTTCAGCCACGCGGCGCGCCGCCGCGGGCCGGCTCGATGCCGCGGTCGCGAGCGAGCTCAAGCCGCTCAAGCTCGATGCCGCGCGGTTCCGCACCGTCACCGAGACCCTGCCCGAAAGCCAGTGGGGCGCCGCCGGCAAGGATCGCGTGGAATTCGAGATCGCGACCAACCCCGGCGCGCCCTTCGGCGCGCTGGCCAAGATCGCCAGCGGCGGCGAACTCAGCCGCTTCATCCTCGCGCTCAAGGTGGCGCTGGCGGAGGAAGGCGGGGCGGACACGATGATCTTCGACGAGATCGATCGCGGCGTCGGCGGCGCCGTGGCCTCGGCGATCGGCGAGCGGCTCGCCCGGCTTTCGGACAAGGCGCAGCTGCTGGTGGTGACGCACAGCCCGCAGGTCGCGGCGCGCGGTGCCGGCCATCTGCTGATCGCCAAGCGCAGCGACGGCCTCGTCACCCGCACCAACGTGAATACGCTCGATCCCGCGGCGCGGCGCGAGGAGATCGCACGGATGCTGTCGGGCGCCGAGGTGACCGACGAAGCGCGCGCGCAAGCGACGCGGCTGCTGCAGGCGGCCTGA
- a CDS encoding GGDEF domain-containing protein encodes MILFRLGFLLCALVSAIVSLPARAEQARQVDLVPVLCHAVTPLGSAPPPPSAYRCSGEPQGYQEASLWLRTDVARLGFADGDAALLVHQSRFDRMAVAFTYGDGHVRRYAVARGAYGDYWRVGGQLAFAAPAGAATLASVTIRIDRFSVYGLLRARLLDRDGAAQETAAASALVGGALTLLLLAALYNLLLAIAMRRAYLVWQGGWALCMVLWGLLWSQIALLVAPQVAGTLASQICSLLACVAVFTATMAALFSITAAPRWLRLLLGALTTLVLLLGFPLAFARGGPLALVDALLDPLVLLNLFLVVVLVTIGWRRGQGEARDFAIAWTLPIIALTVIHIFDFGALLGGGSQIAILIASALQTVVIAIAATVRLARIRWERDSARAAERMLIDLANRDPLTGLLNRRGFAQGFATLRQASATPISLLLIDVDHFKSINDGFGHDVGDEVLRRLATRLDDDGQSRHLAGRLGGEEFVIALPATGPSELRRFAEEMRRSCSAMDVADLLGQRCLTVSIGMAPGDRDTDFETLYRVADQALYSAKAGGRNRVAG; translated from the coding sequence ATGATCTTGTTTCGTTTGGGTTTTCTGCTTTGCGCGCTGGTTTCGGCGATCGTTTCGCTGCCGGCCCGGGCGGAACAGGCGCGGCAGGTGGATCTGGTTCCGGTGCTGTGTCACGCGGTGACGCCGCTGGGCAGCGCGCCGCCGCCACCGTCGGCCTATCGCTGTAGCGGCGAGCCGCAAGGCTATCAGGAAGCGAGCCTGTGGTTGCGGACCGATGTCGCGCGGCTCGGTTTCGCCGATGGCGATGCCGCGCTGCTGGTTCACCAGAGCCGGTTCGACCGGATGGCGGTGGCCTTCACCTATGGCGATGGGCATGTCCGCCGCTACGCGGTCGCGCGCGGCGCCTATGGCGATTATTGGCGGGTGGGTGGCCAGCTCGCCTTCGCGGCACCCGCGGGCGCCGCGACGCTGGCATCGGTGACGATCCGGATCGATCGCTTCTCGGTCTATGGGCTGCTGCGCGCCCGGCTGCTCGATCGCGATGGCGCGGCACAGGAAACCGCGGCGGCCTCCGCGCTGGTCGGCGGCGCGCTGACCCTGCTGCTGCTCGCGGCGCTCTACAACCTGCTGCTCGCGATCGCGATGCGCCGCGCCTATCTTGTCTGGCAGGGGGGCTGGGCGCTGTGCATGGTGCTGTGGGGGCTGCTCTGGTCGCAGATCGCGCTGCTCGTGGCCCCGCAGGTGGCGGGTACGCTCGCCTCCCAGATCTGCTCGTTGCTCGCGTGCGTCGCCGTGTTCACGGCTACGATGGCGGCGCTGTTCAGCATCACCGCGGCGCCGCGCTGGCTGCGGCTGTTGCTGGGCGCATTGACGACGCTGGTGCTGCTGCTCGGCTTCCCGCTCGCCTTCGCGCGCGGGGGGCCGCTCGCGCTGGTCGATGCGCTGCTCGATCCGCTGGTGCTGCTCAACCTGTTCCTGGTGGTCGTGCTCGTCACGATCGGCTGGCGGCGCGGGCAGGGCGAGGCGCGCGACTTCGCGATCGCGTGGACGCTGCCGATCATCGCGCTGACGGTGATTCACATCTTCGATTTCGGCGCCCTGCTGGGTGGTGGATCGCAGATCGCGATTCTGATCGCCTCGGCGCTGCAGACGGTCGTGATCGCGATCGCGGCGACGGTGCGGCTGGCGCGCATCCGCTGGGAACGCGATTCGGCGCGCGCGGCGGAACGCATGCTGATCGACCTCGCCAACCGCGATCCGCTGACCGGGCTGCTCAATCGCCGCGGCTTCGCGCAGGGCTTCGCCACGCTGCGCCAAGCTTCGGCGACGCCGATCTCGCTGCTGCTGATCGACGTCGACCATTTCAAGTCGATCAACGATGGCTTCGGCCATGATGTGGGGGATGAGGTGCTGCGCCGGCTGGCGACACGGCTGGATGACGATGGGCAGTCGCGACATCTCGCCGGGCGGCTGGGCGGCGAGGAGTTCGTGATCGCGCTGCCCGCCACGGGCCCGTCCGAGCTGCGGCGGTTCGCCGAGGAGATGCGGCGCAGCTGCAGTGCGATGGATGTGGCCGACCTGCTCGGCCAGCGCTGCCTGACGGTGAGCATCGGCATGGCTCCGGGCGACCGCGACACCGATTTCGAGACGCTCTACCGCGTCGCCGACCAGGCGCTCTACAGCGCGAAGGCGGGCGGGCGGAACCGGGTGGCGGGGTAG
- a CDS encoding endonuclease/exonuclease/phosphatase family protein encodes MRRTVPCYADRVRRPRPSPLLPIAALLALAACGRLPHPRTLACAASPPAPLARMPGGRMSTTIDVLTYNIEGLPWPARSGRGAKLKRIGAILDDLRRAGEAPDIVLFQEAFSHAAARAVEHSNYPAIAVGPSRVQRAPVRADTDLPGKPRLFRGEIGLRLMNSGLAVASRYPIVARIAVPYSRPTCAGIDCLANKGMMMARIAIPGVPVPLQIVNTHMNSQGASRVSPARHLAAHNAETAELGTFMRRHWDQSLPAIFGGDFNMRDAPKRFAPFWDSQRLALVHRFCIDPANRCDVRLSWDGDEPWMDTQDLQFFASGAQVTVRPIRVEAMFDGSETSPMLSDHDGLRVLYRLEWRASAPTMAGCGAATVAARRGAEARRYPATRFRPPAFAL; translated from the coding sequence GTGCGACGCACCGTGCCATGCTATGCCGATCGCGTGCGACGCCCCCGCCCCTCCCCACTCCTGCCGATCGCCGCGCTGCTGGCGCTGGCGGCGTGCGGGCGCCTGCCCCATCCGCGCACATTGGCCTGCGCGGCGAGCCCGCCGGCGCCGCTCGCGCGGATGCCCGGCGGCCGGATGAGCACGACGATCGACGTGCTCACCTACAATATCGAGGGCCTGCCCTGGCCGGCGCGATCGGGGCGCGGCGCCAAGCTCAAGCGAATCGGCGCGATCCTCGACGATCTGCGCCGCGCCGGCGAGGCGCCCGATATCGTGCTGTTCCAGGAGGCCTTCTCGCACGCAGCGGCGCGGGCGGTGGAGCACAGCAACTATCCCGCGATCGCCGTGGGCCCATCGCGGGTGCAGCGCGCGCCGGTGCGCGCGGATACCGATCTGCCGGGCAAGCCGCGGCTGTTCAGGGGCGAGATCGGGCTTCGGCTGATGAATTCGGGGCTCGCGGTCGCCAGCCGCTATCCGATCGTCGCGCGGATCGCGGTGCCCTATTCGCGGCCGACCTGCGCGGGGATCGACTGCCTTGCCAACAAGGGCATGATGATGGCGCGCATCGCCATCCCCGGCGTGCCGGTGCCGCTGCAGATCGTCAACACGCACATGAATTCGCAAGGCGCCTCGCGCGTTTCCCCCGCCCGCCACCTCGCCGCGCACAATGCCGAGACCGCGGAGTTGGGCACTTTCATGCGCCGCCACTGGGATCAGTCGCTGCCGGCGATCTTCGGCGGCGATTTCAACATGCGCGACGCGCCGAAACGCTTCGCGCCCTTCTGGGATTCGCAGCGGCTGGCACTGGTCCACCGCTTCTGCATCGATCCCGCCAATCGCTGCGACGTGCGCCTGTCGTGGGACGGCGACGAACCCTGGATGGACACGCAGGACCTCCAGTTCTTCGCCTCGGGCGCGCAGGTGACGGTGCGGCCGATCCGGGTGGAGGCGATGTTCGACGGCAGCGAGACCAGCCCGATGCTCTCCGACCATGACGGCCTGCGCGTGCTCTACCGCCTCGAATGGCGTGCGTCGGCGCCGACGATGGCAGGGTGCGGCGCCGCCACCGTCGCGGCGCGGCGCGGCGCTGAGGCGCGGCGCTACCCCGCCACCCGGTTCCGCCCGCCCGCCTTCGCGCTGTAG
- a CDS encoding YciI family protein — translation MSITYLAILTYVRPVEELDAHLDGHRDWLKQGIAAGTILAAGRRVPRTGGVIFARGESLEAVEALIAADPFHRHGLATAEIIPFETTLAADTLQGLL, via the coding sequence ATGAGCATCACCTATCTCGCCATTCTCACCTATGTGCGCCCGGTGGAGGAACTGGACGCGCATCTCGACGGCCATCGCGACTGGCTCAAGCAGGGCATCGCCGCCGGCACGATCCTCGCCGCCGGCCGCCGCGTCCCCCGCACCGGCGGCGTCATCTTCGCGCGCGGCGAGAGCCTGGAGGCGGTCGAGGCGCTGATCGCCGCCGATCCCTTCCACCGGCATGGCCTGGCGACCGCGGAGATCATCCCGTTCGAAACGACGCTGGCGGCGGATACGCTGCAGGGGCTGCTGTAA
- a CDS encoding alcohol dehydrogenase catalytic domain-containing protein — protein sequence MDGLELRSRIEADGLLEITLETVEIPAPGPRDLLIRVQAAPINPSDLGLLFGAADMATMRAAGTPERPILRAQVPDARIESMAGRWGLSMPVGIEGAGAVIDAGAEVAHLIGRTVATAGGGMYAEYRVLPADACLVLPEGTDAVDGASSFVNPMTALGMVETMRREGHSALVHTAAASNLGQMLVKLCQADGVPLVNIVRKPEQEELLRSLGAEYICDSSSINFRDKLTEALVATGATIAFDAIGGGRLASDILHCMEVAIGRRQTGAYSRYGSDVRKQVYMYGMLDTSPVTINRSFGFGWSVGGWLLTPFLKAIGAEATQALRQRVADNLTTIFASTYAGRLSLQEALQPDHVAVYGRRSTGEKFLIDPSKG from the coding sequence ATGGACGGACTTGAGCTGCGGTCTCGCATCGAGGCGGACGGATTGCTGGAGATCACGCTGGAGACGGTCGAGATCCCCGCGCCCGGCCCGCGCGACCTGCTCATTCGCGTGCAGGCGGCGCCGATCAACCCCTCCGACCTGGGCCTGCTGTTCGGCGCCGCCGACATGGCGACGATGCGGGCGGCGGGCACCCCCGAGCGCCCGATCCTGCGCGCGCAGGTGCCCGACGCCCGCATCGAATCGATGGCGGGGCGCTGGGGGCTGTCGATGCCGGTCGGGATCGAGGGTGCCGGCGCGGTGATCGATGCCGGTGCCGAGGTCGCGCATCTGATCGGCCGCACCGTCGCGACGGCGGGCGGCGGGATGTACGCCGAATATCGCGTGCTGCCGGCCGATGCCTGCCTGGTGCTGCCGGAAGGCACCGACGCGGTCGACGGTGCGTCGAGCTTCGTCAATCCGATGACCGCGCTGGGCATGGTGGAAACGATGCGGCGCGAGGGGCACAGCGCGCTCGTCCACACCGCCGCGGCTTCCAACCTCGGCCAGATGCTGGTCAAACTGTGCCAGGCCGATGGCGTGCCGCTGGTCAACATCGTCCGCAAGCCCGAGCAGGAAGAGCTGCTGCGCAGCCTCGGCGCGGAGTATATCTGCGACAGCAGCAGCATCAATTTCCGCGACAAGCTCACCGAGGCGCTGGTGGCGACGGGGGCGACGATCGCCTTCGATGCGATCGGCGGCGGCCGGCTGGCGTCTGACATCCTCCATTGCATGGAAGTGGCGATCGGCCGGCGGCAGACCGGCGCCTACAGCCGCTACGGGTCGGACGTGCGCAAGCAGGTCTATATGTACGGCATGCTCGACACGAGCCCGGTGACGATCAACCGCAGCTTCGGTTTCGGCTGGAGCGTCGGCGGCTGGCTGCTGACGCCCTTCCTCAAGGCGATCGGCGCGGAGGCGACGCAGGCGCTGCGCCAGCGCGTGGCGGACAATCTGACGACGATCTTCGCCAGCACCTATGCCGGGCGGCTCTCGCTGCAGGAGGCGCTGCAGCCGGACCATGTCGCGGTCTATGGCCGCCGCTCGACCGGCGAGAAATTCCTCATCGATCCGTCAAAGGGATGA